A stretch of the Halomonas sp. CH40 genome encodes the following:
- the aceF gene encoding pyruvate dehydrogenase complex dihydrolipoyllysine-residue acetyltransferase: protein MSSEIIKVPDIGGDTDVEIIEIAVSEGDVIEAEDTLITLESDKASMDVPAPKGGKVIKVLVKEGDTVSEGDAIVEIEAEGGGDSSGGDSTESAAPAESAPEPTAAPASEAPKASASAGGKQTVDIKVPDLGGSDNVEIIEVAVSAGDEVNAEDTLITLESDKASMDVPSPHSGKLIALTVKEGDTVSEGDVIGQMEIAGGSGDGSGDSAAASSDAAQPAAEPASAAPQQAAPEASNGGAPERKEIRVPDLSGSSDVPIIEIGVAAGDEINEEDPLITLESDKASMDVPSPYKGKLLELTVKEGDTVSEGDVIGYIEVAGAPGAAAPAQEPAAAQQAPAAAKAPAAGAPSPEAQIAAQKPRDAKLVHAGPAVRMLARELGVDLGLVKPTGPKERVLKEDVQNYVKQALANPPSAKPSAAPAAGGAGIPLIPEVDFSQFGEVEEKPMGRLLKMGATNLHRSWLNVPHVTQFDEADITELEAFRKAMKAEAEAQGAKLTPLPFMVKACAFALKKFPQFNVSLKGDGETLVWKKYAHIGIAVDTPDGLMVPVVRNADQKSLIEIAKEMAELGKKAQTKKLKRDEMTGGCFTISSLGSIGGTAFTPIVNAPEVAILGVSKAQMKPVWDGSAFQPRLMMPLSLSYDHRAINGADAARFTAFLADALTDIRRLLL from the coding sequence TTGAGTAGCGAAATCATCAAAGTCCCCGACATCGGTGGTGACACCGATGTTGAAATCATCGAGATTGCGGTGTCAGAAGGCGACGTTATCGAAGCGGAAGACACCCTGATCACCCTGGAATCCGACAAAGCCAGTATGGATGTGCCTGCCCCCAAGGGCGGTAAGGTCATCAAGGTGCTGGTCAAGGAAGGCGACACTGTTTCTGAAGGTGACGCCATCGTTGAAATTGAAGCCGAAGGCGGTGGCGACAGCAGTGGTGGCGACAGTACAGAGAGTGCCGCGCCTGCAGAGTCAGCACCTGAGCCAACTGCCGCGCCCGCCAGTGAAGCCCCCAAGGCTTCAGCGTCTGCAGGTGGTAAGCAGACCGTCGACATCAAGGTGCCCGATCTGGGCGGCTCGGATAATGTCGAGATCATCGAGGTGGCGGTTAGCGCCGGTGATGAGGTCAACGCTGAAGACACTCTGATTACTCTGGAGTCTGACAAGGCCTCCATGGATGTGCCCAGCCCCCATAGCGGCAAGCTGATTGCATTAACCGTCAAGGAAGGCGATACCGTCTCCGAAGGCGATGTGATCGGCCAGATGGAAATTGCCGGTGGTAGTGGAGATGGCAGTGGCGACAGTGCTGCCGCTTCCAGTGACGCAGCGCAGCCCGCAGCCGAACCGGCCTCCGCTGCGCCACAGCAGGCCGCACCTGAAGCATCAAACGGTGGCGCGCCTGAGCGCAAGGAAATCCGCGTACCGGATCTGTCTGGCTCGTCGGATGTGCCGATCATCGAAATCGGCGTAGCGGCTGGCGATGAGATCAATGAAGAAGACCCGTTGATCACTCTGGAGTCTGATAAAGCCTCCATGGATGTGCCTAGCCCCTATAAGGGCAAGCTGCTTGAGCTGACCGTAAAAGAAGGCGATACGGTTTCTGAAGGCGATGTGATCGGCTATATCGAAGTGGCTGGCGCGCCAGGAGCCGCTGCCCCGGCACAGGAACCCGCCGCAGCGCAGCAGGCGCCTGCCGCTGCCAAGGCACCTGCCGCTGGGGCTCCCAGCCCGGAAGCCCAGATCGCTGCACAAAAGCCGCGTGATGCCAAGTTGGTGCATGCTGGCCCGGCCGTGCGCATGCTGGCCCGTGAGCTGGGCGTGGATCTTGGTCTGGTCAAGCCCACCGGCCCGAAAGAGCGCGTGCTGAAAGAAGACGTGCAGAACTACGTCAAGCAGGCGCTGGCCAATCCGCCCAGTGCCAAGCCAAGTGCGGCACCGGCGGCTGGCGGTGCGGGCATTCCGCTGATTCCGGAAGTCGACTTCAGCCAGTTTGGTGAAGTGGAAGAGAAGCCGATGGGTCGCCTGCTCAAAATGGGCGCGACCAATCTGCATCGCAGTTGGCTGAACGTGCCTCACGTCACCCAGTTTGATGAAGCGGATATCACTGAGTTGGAAGCCTTCCGTAAGGCAATGAAAGCTGAAGCTGAAGCTCAGGGCGCCAAGCTGACGCCGCTGCCCTTTATGGTCAAGGCCTGTGCCTTTGCCCTGAAGAAATTCCCCCAGTTCAATGTCAGCCTGAAAGGCGATGGCGAAACCCTGGTTTGGAAAAAGTATGCCCACATCGGGATTGCTGTGGATACCCCGGATGGCCTGATGGTGCCGGTGGTGCGTAACGCCGATCAGAAATCGCTGATTGAGATTGCCAAGGAAATGGCGGAGCTTGGCAAGAAGGCTCAGACCAAGAAGCTCAAACGCGATGAAATGACCGGCGGTTGCTTTACCATTTCAAGCCTTGGCTCGATTGGTGGCACGGCCTTTACGCCGATTGTCAACGCGCCAGAGGTGGCGATTCTTGGGGTTTCCAAGGCGCAGATGAAGCCTGTCTGGGATGGCTCAGCTTTCCAACCACGCTTGATGATGCCGCTATCGCTTTCCTATGATCACAGGGCGATTAATGGCGCCGATGCTGCGCGCTTCACCGCCTTCCTGGCGGATGCGTTAACGGATATTCGCCGCTTGCTGCTTTAG
- the adk gene encoding adenylate kinase, translated as MRLILLGAPGAGKGTQAQFICEQYNIPQISTGDMLRAAIKNGSELGLKVKEIMNTGGLVSDDIIIDLVKERITQPDCENGFLFDGFPRTIPQADAMKEAGVKLDHVLEIAVPDEEIVNRLAGRRVHPASGRVYHVDYNPPKEAGKDDVTGEALIQRDDDQENTVRNRLAVYHEQTAPLVDYYQQWAKEDPAAAPAYHRVEGVGSVDDITRQVKEALA; from the coding sequence ATGCGTTTGATCCTGTTAGGCGCCCCGGGCGCAGGCAAGGGGACTCAGGCTCAATTTATCTGTGAGCAATACAATATTCCGCAGATTTCTACCGGTGATATGCTGCGGGCGGCGATCAAGAACGGTAGCGAACTGGGCCTCAAGGTTAAAGAGATCATGAATACCGGCGGTCTGGTGTCCGACGACATCATCATTGATCTGGTCAAAGAACGCATCACCCAGCCGGATTGCGAGAACGGCTTCCTGTTTGATGGTTTCCCCCGCACCATTCCCCAGGCGGATGCCATGAAAGAGGCGGGCGTCAAGCTCGATCACGTGCTGGAAATTGCCGTGCCGGATGAAGAAATCGTTAACCGCCTGGCAGGCCGTCGCGTCCACCCGGCGTCTGGCCGCGTCTACCATGTGGACTACAATCCGCCCAAGGAAGCAGGCAAGGATGACGTGACCGGCGAAGCCCTGATCCAGCGTGATGATGACCAGGAAAACACGGTGCGCAACCGCCTGGCCGTCTACCACGAGCAGACCGCACCTCTGGTGGATTACTACCAGCAGTGGGCCAAGGAAGACCCAGCCGCCGCCCCGGCCTACCACCGCGTGGAAGGCGTTGGCAGCGTGGATGACATTACCCGTCAGGTGAAAGAAGCGCTGGCCTAA